The sequence ACTCCGGTCGGCCTCGTCCGTGTACGCGTACGCGCGATAGCGCATGGTCATCAGCCCGCGGCGGGGGCATCGGCGCCCCCGGCCACAGGACTCCGAGGGTAGTCTGACTGGGGCCGACGATCAAGCGGAAGTGGCGATCCCGAAACGGGCCGGGGCACTTCGAGTCGCAGCGCGGCCCGTCTCGACGTACACTTCCGGGCATGACCGCAACCATAGGTGAGCGCCTCGCCAATGGCTGACGAGACGCCTTCGACGACTCCAGGCATTCCCGAGCGCGGCGCGCGCCGGCGCAAGACCGCGGTCGAGCCCGCGGCGCCGGCCTGCGCGATGAGCATCCACGCGCATCCCGATGACCAGGAGTTCACCGTGGGAGGAACGCTCGCCAAGTGGGCGCGTTCGGGCAGCCGCATCATCACCGTCTGCATCACGAGCGGCGGCGCCGGCTCCAATCAGTCGACGCCGCCGGACATGACCCGGGAAGCGCTGGTCCCGATCCGCGAAGAGGAGCAGCGGCGAGCCTGCCAGGCGCTGGGCATCAGCGAGGTTGTCTTTCTCGGCTATGAAGACGGCGTGCTCGAGCCCTCGATCGCCCTGCGCCGGGACCTCACGCGCATCGTCCGCCGGTATCGCCCCGACGCGGTGTTGTGCGGGGATCCGACGGTGCGCTTCTACGGCAAGGGCTACATGAATCACCCGGACCACCGGGCAGCGGCGGACGTCACGCTGGACGCCGTCTTTCCCTCGGCGGAGACCCGGCTCATCTTCCCCGAGCTCCTCGCCGAGGGGCTCGAGCCTCACCACGTCAAGCGCGTCTTCATCCATGGCGCCC is a genomic window of Candidatus Methylomirabilota bacterium containing:
- a CDS encoding PIG-L deacetylase family protein, encoding MADETPSTTPGIPERGARRRKTAVEPAAPACAMSIHAHPDDQEFTVGGTLAKWARSGSRIITVCITSGGAGSNQSTPPDMTREALVPIREEEQRRACQALGISEVVFLGYEDGVLEPSIALRRDLTRIVRRYRPDAVLCGDPTVRFYGKGYMNHPDHRAAADVTLDAVFPSAETRLIFPELLAEGLEPHHVKRVFIHGAPRPDAFVDISSTLDAKLAALREHKSQMGTWDPADMITAWAREQGKSRGLAAAEAYRLMVLEGP